Within Caldanaerovirga acetigignens, the genomic segment ATGATAAAGGAGGACATGGAATACTTAGGTCCCGTAAGGCTCAGAGATGTAGAAGAAGCCCAGCAAAAGATTGTGAATGTCATAAGAAAGCTAGAGGATGCAGGTGAGATAATTATTTCCCGCGGAGGAGGCGATGACATAATTGTCTAAAGTTTTGAAAGGTGTCGAGGTTTCAAGGGAAACTCCATATAAAATAAAGGATTTACATTTTCGAACCTTAAAAACCGAGAATACCATAAAGGATAGGGTCTGCTTTTCGCTTGAAGCGTTTTACAAGAGTAAGGCTAGCAAACTTATTGACGATGCTGCTCAGAAAGCATCAGAAATAATCGAAAAAGCAAAGGAAGAAAGTAAAGCAATTATAAAAGAGGCTATGGAAAAACAAGAAAAGATAGAAAAAGAAGCTTTCGAAAAAGGTTATGAAGATGGCTTTAGGAAAGGGAAGGAAGATGCTGAAAGAAAAGTGCGGACCCTCTTTGAAAAATATTTGGAGCAGTTCAATGGATTGAGGGAGAACCTTTTAAATCAAAACAAAGAGTATTTGAATGTTATGGAAAAGGAATGCTTAAAACTAGCCTTTTACATTGCCGAAAAAATATTAATGGAGCATGCCAAGGTAGATAGCAGATATATACTTGGAATAGTTAAGTCTGCCTTTGAGAAAATAGGGCAGGAAAAAGACGTGTTGGTTAGGATAAGCGAAAAGGATTTTCAAAGACTTGAAGGAGAAATAAAAGAAATCAGCCAAATGGCGAGGCAAAGAAAAGTCAATTTTGTTATGGACCCGACGCTTTCTGATGGTGAGTGCATAATACTAGGAAACTGTTTTGAAATAGATGCTGGTTTACGCACCCAGCTTGAAAACCTAAGGGCAGAATTGGTTGAAATGGAAGTTCTATATGAATAAAAGTTTTTTCGAAAACTACAAGACAATTATAGATGAGGCAGATACTTTGAAAATAAAAGGGAAAATATCTAAAATTGTAGGCCTCACAATAGAGTCCCAGGGCCCTCCTGCAGAAATTGGAGAGATTTGCAAGATAAGACTTTCCCGCAGGCCCGGGAAAAAGATTTTAGCTGAAGTGGTAGGTTTTCATGACGAAAAGATAATATTGATGCCACTTGGAGATATGGATGGCATTGCGCCAGGTGAAGAAGTGGAGGCAACAGGTAAAAAATTAATGGTTCCGGTTGGAGACGAGCTGCTGGGCAGAATCTTGGATGGATTGGGCAATCCGATTGACGGAAGAGGGCCTATAAAAAGCCGTGATTATTATCCGCTGTATAACTCTCCTCCAAATCCGGTAGACCGAGCTCCGATAGACACCCCTTTACCGCTGGGGATAAAGGCCATAGACGCTCTAATAACTTGTGGACGGGGCCAAAGGATAGGTATCTTTGCAGGAAGTGGGGTTGGGAAAAGCACCCTATTGGGCATGATTGCAAGAAACACAAAGGCAGATGTAAATGTCATAGCCCTCGTAGGCGAGAGGGGAAGGGAACTAAACAATTTTATAAAAAAGGATTTGAAAGAAGACGGATTGAAAAAGTCCGTTGTGGTCGTTGCCACATCGGATAAACCTCCGCTTGTAAGGACTAAGGCAGCTTTTACGGCTACGGCTATTGCTGAGTATTTTCGGGACAAGGGGCTCGATGTACTTTTGATGATGGATTCTGTTACGAGGTTTGCCATGGCGCAGCGGGAAGTGGGTCTAGCATCAGGTGAACCGCCCGTGACAAGAGGTTATACTCCTTCGGTTTTTGCCGTTTTACCTAAGTTGCTGGAAAGAGCAGGTACATCGAGCAAAGGCTCTATTACGGGAATTTACACGGTCTTGGTAGATGGCGATGACTTAAACGAACCGATATCAGATAGTGTCCGGGGTATTCTAGACGGACATATCGTGCTTTCAAGGGCTCTTGCAAATAAAAACCACTATCCTGCTATTGACGTTTTATCAAGTATAAGCAGGCTTATGAATGACGTTATTTCCGAAAGTCATAAGGAACTTGCTGCTAAACTAAAGAGCCTGCTTTCCATATACAACGAATCAGAAGACCTTATTAACCTTGGTGCTTATATTAAGGGGAGCAATCCTAAAATCGATGAAGCTTTGAGATATATCGATGAAATAAGAAAGTTTCTAATCCAGGATGTGGACGAAAAAGTAGATTTTGAAGAGACTCTGCGGCAATTAAAGAGGATTTTTGAAGGAGAGTAGAAAATCAAAATGAAGCGTTTTAAATTTAATTTGAATACTGCATTGAGAATAAAGCAAAAAATTGAACAAATTAGGGAGCATCAGCTAATAGAGGCTCACAAGGTTCTTGAAAGAGAAAAGCAGGAGCTTTTAGCTTTAAAAGAGAAAAAGAACGATATAAAGCAGGTGATGGAAAAAAAATTGCAGCGATCGCTGAAAGCATCTGAATTAATACTTTACGAGTCGAGTATTAATGCCTTAAATGAGAGGGTGAAAAATCAAGAATCAAAGGTTAATGCGGCTATTATGAAATCGAAAGAAATATCGAGGTTGTATTTGGCAGCAAGACGAGAAAGACAGGTAATAGAAAAATTAAAAGAGAAAAAGTACGCTAATTATCTTATAGAGCTGAATCGGGAGGAACAAAAAATTTTGGACGATATTGCCTCACTCGCTTACATCAGGCGAGGAGGGGAGGAGTAGTAATAGTGGGTGTTGAAAATAAAAGTTCTCAGTTCAAAATAGCAATATTTGGTTTAATCGTGTTGCTAATTTTGGCGATAATTTTTGCCGGGTGGTTTTTAATATCCAGGTCGAAAAGTCTTCCTTTAAGCAGTATGATGACAAGGATTCCTTTTGTAGGTGCTCGTTTAGTTAAAAGTTCGTCAAACGAACAGAGTCTTGTGGAGCAATTAGAAAAAGAAAAAAGCTTACTCGATGCCGAATGGCAAAAATTAAACAGGCAGGCTAGCGAGATAAATAAAAAGCAAAAGGAGTTGGAAAAAAAGGAATGGGAACTTAATGAAAGAGAGGCAAAGCTAAATCAAGAAAAAGCGAGAGTTGAACAAACGTTGGATGACATTAAAAATATTGCCCAGTACTATGAGTTAATGGCCCCCAATAAGGCTGCAACTATCATGGAAACATTGGAAGATGAAGTGGTGATAAGGATTTTCAAGAATATGAAAAAAGAAGCTGTAGCTGAAATTTTAGCAAATATGGACCCAAAAAAAGCGGCTGCATTGACCAAAAAACTCTCGGGTGAACAGTAATTTTAGAATTTAAAAACTGTAGAAAGGGGGTGAAAAAAGGTGACAGGCCAGATAGTTACTGCTATTAGCGCTCCGGTAATTGAGAATAAATTTTATACTCCTTCACAATTACAGAAAGCAAAAATTGCCTATATGGAATATTATTCAAATTTTGACCAACTGCTTGAACTTCTCCTGGAAGAGGCCAAAAATGTTGAAGGTTCGGGGAAGGATGATGAGTCGCCTGATAATTTTGTCCTACTAATGCAGTTATTAAACTTATTGCCCTGCGGTGAGAAACTAAATGCAATCAAGTTAGAGTTGGGCGAACCGGACACCATTAATAACGAAGCAGCAGAATTTAAAATTGCGGAAATAATCGGCGATAAAGCAAGAGAAGTTAATATGTTGTTAGATTCCGAAAAAAGGTCTTTTCCCTCACCGATAGAAGTTCCAAAAGATAACACAGCGAATGCATATAAAGGAAAAAACGAGGTAATAATTGTAAATACAAAATCTACTTTAATGAATAATTCGACATCTTATGAAAACACAAGGGTATCAAATGCGATGAAAGACAGGGCAGTAAAACAAAAAGAGGTGCCAAAAGAGATCAAACTTATGAATGAAAAAAAAGGGGAAATATTAGATTTTGAGAAAGTAGTAATGGAAAAAGATGGACAAAGAGTATCACGAGGAGTACCAAAAGTGCCTGAGATTAACGTAGAAACTTTTGAAATCATTTTACAAATCCCTTCGGCAGAAAAAACAAATACAATTAATGTCGTTTTCGAAAAAAATGAAAAGTTAATCCCAGATAACTACAAAGAAAAAATCCTGTTTATAAAAGATGCGATATTCGATGAACTAGTTGAGAAAGTTCAAGTCGCCGTGAAAGAGGGATCGATGAAAGAAATAAAAATAAAGATAAAGCCGGAATATCTGGGTGAAATGATGGTGAGAATCGCACAGGATAAGGGTGAAGTAAAGGCAGAATTTTTCGTTAAAAATGCGATAATGAAAGAACTCCTGCAGTCGAGCATTCAAGAAATAAAAGGTCAAATGGCAAAACAGGGTTATGAGTTAAGCGATATAAAAATTTACGATTTTCCTATGCAATTTGATATGCGGCAACAAGGCGAAAAATACGAAAATGATCGGTATAATAACAGCCATTACCGTAAGGTCCTTAAAACTAGTGAAGGAGTAAGAGGGATGATAGAAAAACCCATTGGAGAAGTAACTCAAGATAAAGCTCTTTACGGGATTTCGGATGGTTTTAGTATAATAAATTACATAGTGTGAAAGGGGGCGAGGCCTTGAATATTATTGAAAGCGGCAGGATTTTAGGAATAATGGGAAATAGCGGCGATTACACGACGAAGAAATCAGCCCTTTCTAAGGATGACTTCTTAAAGCTGTTGATAACCGAATTGAAGTTTCAAAATCCCCTTGAACCTCTAGAAAGTAAAGAATATATAGCCCAACTTGCTACTTTTTCGACATTAGAACAGCTTCAGAACCTTAACAAGCAGATTTCCATAGTTTCTGCCATAAGCCTTATTGGGAAAAATGTGAAAGCCGTCGATGAAAATGGCTTTGCGGCTGGAGTAGTAAAAGGAATTTCATTTGGGCAGGCAGAGTTAAAACTTATCGTCGGCGATGAAGAACGACTGGTTTCGGTAGGAGATGTGTTTGAGGTAAGCTAAAGTTGGCTACATTAGGTGGTGGTGAAAATGAACGAGTATATGAAATTGTCCTTAAATTTGCCGATAAATAAAATAGAACCGGCAGGGCAAGGAAAGCCCAGGCAGGAAGTAGGGAAAACGACCGGAGATTTTCAAAAAATCCTGGAAGAAAAGCTGGGCAGGGAGCTTAAAGTTTCTAAACACGCCATGCTTAGGATGACGTCCCGGAATATAAATCTGACGTCTGAGCAGTTGGAAAAGCTAAACGCAGCGGTAGAAAAAGCAGAGAAAAAAGGGGTAAGGGAATCGCTAATCCTGATAAACGATATAGCTTTCGTTGTCAGTATCAAAAACAGGACTATCATAACGGCGGTGGATGGACCTAACTTAAAGGAGAATTTATTTACAAATATTGACGGTGCCGTGATAATGTGAGCCGGACCTTTTAAGGGGGCTCGGGACTCCCGAACGACCGAGGGAGTAAAGGCGCTGATGATAAGTCTAGGAGGAGGAATAAACCATGATGCGCTCGATGTTCTCGGCCGTGACAGGCCTGAGAAATCACCAGACAATGATGGATGTTATCGGAAATAACATAGCCAATGTAAATACCGTGGGCTTTAAAAAGAGCCGCGTTACTTTTCAAGATGCCTTATACCAAACGATAAAAGGAGCGTCGTCTGCCCAGGGAAATAGGGGTGGGACCAACCCCATGCAGGTGGGGCTTGGGATGACGGTAGCATCCATAGATACGCTCCACACACCTTCAAGCCTCGAGGCCACGGGGAACATGACGGATCTTGCCATTGAAGGAGACGGATTTTTTATCCTTTCAGATGGCCTGAACTATTACTATACAAGGGCAGGAAATTTCGGTTTTGATGAAGAGGGTAACT encodes:
- the fliI gene encoding flagellar protein export ATPase FliI; its protein translation is MNKSFFENYKTIIDEADTLKIKGKISKIVGLTIESQGPPAEIGEICKIRLSRRPGKKILAEVVGFHDEKIILMPLGDMDGIAPGEEVEATGKKLMVPVGDELLGRILDGLGNPIDGRGPIKSRDYYPLYNSPPNPVDRAPIDTPLPLGIKAIDALITCGRGQRIGIFAGSGVGKSTLLGMIARNTKADVNVIALVGERGRELNNFIKKDLKEDGLKKSVVVVATSDKPPLVRTKAAFTATAIAEYFRDKGLDVLLMMDSVTRFAMAQREVGLASGEPPVTRGYTPSVFAVLPKLLERAGTSSKGSITGIYTVLVDGDDLNEPISDSVRGILDGHIVLSRALANKNHYPAIDVLSSISRLMNDVISESHKELAAKLKSLLSIYNESEDLINLGAYIKGSNPKIDEALRYIDEIRKFLIQDVDEKVDFEETLRQLKRIFEGE
- the fliJ gene encoding flagellar export protein FliJ gives rise to the protein MKRFKFNLNTALRIKQKIEQIREHQLIEAHKVLEREKQELLALKEKKNDIKQVMEKKLQRSLKASELILYESSINALNERVKNQESKVNAAIMKSKEISRLYLAARRERQVIEKLKEKKYANYLIELNREEQKILDDIASLAYIRRGGEE
- a CDS encoding FliH/SctL family protein, yielding MSKVLKGVEVSRETPYKIKDLHFRTLKTENTIKDRVCFSLEAFYKSKASKLIDDAAQKASEIIEKAKEESKAIIKEAMEKQEKIEKEAFEKGYEDGFRKGKEDAERKVRTLFEKYLEQFNGLRENLLNQNKEYLNVMEKECLKLAFYIAEKILMEHAKVDSRYILGIVKSAFEKIGQEKDVLVRISEKDFQRLEGEIKEISQMARQRKVNFVMDPTLSDGECIILGNCFEIDAGLRTQLENLRAELVEMEVLYE
- a CDS encoding flagellar hook capping FlgD N-terminal domain-containing protein, translated to MNIIESGRILGIMGNSGDYTTKKSALSKDDFLKLLITELKFQNPLEPLESKEYIAQLATFSTLEQLQNLNKQISIVSAISLIGKNVKAVDENGFAAGVVKGISFGQAELKLIVGDEERLVSVGDVFEVS
- a CDS encoding flagellar hook-length control protein FliK; translated protein: MTGQIVTAISAPVIENKFYTPSQLQKAKIAYMEYYSNFDQLLELLLEEAKNVEGSGKDDESPDNFVLLMQLLNLLPCGEKLNAIKLELGEPDTINNEAAEFKIAEIIGDKAREVNMLLDSEKRSFPSPIEVPKDNTANAYKGKNEVIIVNTKSTLMNNSTSYENTRVSNAMKDRAVKQKEVPKEIKLMNEKKGEILDFEKVVMEKDGQRVSRGVPKVPEINVETFEIILQIPSAEKTNTINVVFEKNEKLIPDNYKEKILFIKDAIFDELVEKVQVAVKEGSMKEIKIKIKPEYLGEMMVRIAQDKGEVKAEFFVKNAIMKELLQSSIQEIKGQMAKQGYELSDIKIYDFPMQFDMRQQGEKYENDRYNNSHYRKVLKTSEGVRGMIEKPIGEVTQDKALYGISDGFSIINYIV
- a CDS encoding MotE family protein, whose product is MGVENKSSQFKIAIFGLIVLLILAIIFAGWFLISRSKSLPLSSMMTRIPFVGARLVKSSSNEQSLVEQLEKEKSLLDAEWQKLNRQASEINKKQKELEKKEWELNEREAKLNQEKARVEQTLDDIKNIAQYYELMAPNKAATIMETLEDEVVIRIFKNMKKEAVAEILANMDPKKAAALTKKLSGEQ
- a CDS encoding TIGR02530 family flagellar biosynthesis protein — protein: MNEYMKLSLNLPINKIEPAGQGKPRQEVGKTTGDFQKILEEKLGRELKVSKHAMLRMTSRNINLTSEQLEKLNAAVEKAEKKGVRESLILINDIAFVVSIKNRTIITAVDGPNLKENLFTNIDGAVIM